The following coding sequences lie in one Myxococcus xanthus genomic window:
- a CDS encoding FecR domain-containing protein: MADSRPSRRQAPFFIGLVLILAALPVGWFVFLRPPPPPPPPPAAPPVVEAPVVQKPLVLELTQVSGKVEVQNTDGSWREATVGMALRRDERVRTDDGSYAMLIGGEAVEVHMDPGTEISVDELTESLSRILLSRGMATAVVRPGQRHTFEVKAANADAKATLQQAGAFTMSNNGDGTVAVGTRDGEVTLLGQGKVVIVRAGQQAVVRPGQAPSEPSPIPTSLLLKVDWPSERTRRERELVVRGQTSPGSRVEVDGVSVKSDAEGNFQRKVVLREGRNTVDVQAYGVGRMRQKDSKDVVVDTTPPPLKTDTENIWNQAGDD, translated from the coding sequence ATGGCTGATTCCCGCCCATCGCGCCGTCAGGCGCCTTTCTTCATTGGCCTCGTGCTGATTCTCGCGGCGTTGCCAGTGGGGTGGTTCGTCTTCCTGCGCCCGCCACCTCCGCCGCCGCCTCCTCCCGCCGCGCCGCCCGTCGTCGAGGCGCCCGTGGTGCAGAAGCCGCTGGTGCTGGAGCTCACGCAGGTGTCCGGCAAGGTGGAGGTGCAGAACACGGACGGCTCATGGCGCGAGGCCACGGTGGGCATGGCGCTGCGCCGGGATGAGCGCGTGCGCACCGATGACGGTTCGTACGCCATGCTGATTGGCGGCGAGGCGGTGGAAGTGCACATGGACCCGGGCACGGAGATTTCCGTGGACGAGCTGACCGAGTCGCTTTCCCGCATCCTCCTGTCGCGCGGTATGGCCACCGCCGTCGTGCGGCCGGGGCAGCGTCACACCTTCGAGGTGAAGGCGGCGAACGCGGACGCCAAGGCCACGTTGCAGCAGGCCGGTGCCTTCACCATGAGCAACAACGGCGACGGCACCGTGGCGGTGGGTACGCGGGATGGTGAGGTGACGCTGCTCGGTCAGGGCAAGGTCGTCATCGTCCGCGCGGGACAGCAGGCCGTCGTCCGCCCGGGGCAGGCGCCGTCGGAACCGTCGCCCATCCCCACCAGTCTCCTGCTCAAGGTGGACTGGCCCAGCGAGCGCACCCGCCGCGAGCGTGAGCTTGTCGTGCGCGGGCAGACGTCACCGGGCAGCCGCGTGGAGGTGGATGGCGTCAGCGTCAAGTCCGATGCGGAGGGAAACTTCCAGCGAAAGGTGGTTCTTCGCGAAGGCCGCAACACCGTCGATGTCCAGGCCTATGGCGTGGGGCGGATGCGACAGAAGGACAGCAAGGACGTCGTCGTTGACACCACGCCGCCGCCGCTCAAGACGGATACCGAGAACATCTGGAATCAGGCGGGCGACGACTGA